A single genomic interval of Helianthus annuus cultivar XRQ/B chromosome 13, HanXRQr2.0-SUNRISE, whole genome shotgun sequence harbors:
- the LOC110900727 gene encoding uncharacterized protein LOC110900727 gives MLCSNVGADKTLGPDGFYFNFIKWYWNIFESDFNNLLANFYRKGQIDKGCSSSFITLVPKSKDPVGMRDYHPINLIGVISKAISMDLANRLKKVIGSIISENQTAFLKGRYILDNPLMVNELTSWIKKCKWVEGVLKSARSAVLLNGSPTFEFGCSKGIRRGDQLSPLLFLLVMEALSSIFCKAGLEGIFEGIQRPNNGPVISHLFYANDALILGDWDRGNVKNVGRCLRIFYLCSGLKINLHKSYLYGLGVDNDDTKDTANVIGCKYDNTPVSYLGIKVGANTNRIRNWDPVIEIFDKRLLVWKAKTLSIGGRLTLINYVLESLPIYYFSLYKAPAGIIKSLEAKMRKFLWAGSIDKNKMN, from the exons ATGCTGTGTTCGAATGTGGGGGCTGACAAAACTCTTGGGCCAGACGGTTTCTACTTCAACTTCATAAAATGGTATTGGAATATTTTTGAGTCTGATTTTAATAACTTACTGGCTAACTTTTACAGAAAAGGACAAATCGATAAAGGTTGCAGCTCTTCATTCATAACTCTTGTTCCAAAAAGCAAGGACCCGGTGGGGATGAGAGACTACCATCCGATCAACCTTATTGGGGTGATTAGTAAAGCTATTTCGATGGACCTTGCAAATCGCCTAAAAAAGGTCATTGGATCTATCATTTCGGAAAATCAAACGGCGTTTCTTAAAGGCAGGTATATTCTCGACAACCCTTTAATGGTAAATGAATTAACTTCTTGGattaaaaag TGCAAATGGGTGGAAGGGGTTCTAAAATCGGCTAGATCCGCGGTGTTATTGAACGGATCTCCTACATTTGAATTTGGTTGCTCCAAAGGGATCAGACGGGGAGATCAGTTATCTCCGTTATTGTTCCTTTTGGTCATGGAGGCGCTGTCTAGCATCTTTTGCAAAGCAGGTCTAGAAGGAATTTTCGAAGGCATTCAAAGGCCTAATAACGGTCCGGTTATTTCTCACCTATTTTATGCGAACGACGCGCTGATATTAGGGGATTGGGATAGGGGGAATGTGAAGAATGTGGGTAGATGCCTTAGAATTTTTTACTTATGTTCTGGATTGAAAATTAACCTTCACAAATCTTATCTTTATGGGTTGGGGGTGGATAACGATGACACTAAGGATACGGCGAATGTGATTGGGTGTAAGTATGATAACACCCCGGTGTCTTATTTGGGTATTAAGGTTGGGGCCAACACGAATAGAATAAGAAATTGGGATCCAGTTATCGAAATTTTTGATAAAAGATTATTGGTTTGGAAAGCAAAAACTTTGTCTATAGGGGGAAGATTAACTTTGATTAACTATGTTTTGGAGAGTTTACCTATTTATTACTTTTCTCTGTATAAAGCTCCAGCCGGTATAATTAAAAGCCTTGAAGCTAAGATGAGAAAGTTCCTGTGGGCGGGGTCTATTGATAAAAATAAAATGAACTAG